One genomic window of Syngnathus acus chromosome 11, fSynAcu1.2, whole genome shotgun sequence includes the following:
- the pag1 gene encoding phosphoprotein associated with glycosphingolipid-enriched microdomains 1, with translation MAPLLSGVWWGPEAPLVGAGGQAVTWLGRGGAQLAPPVALSTLVALLLVSLLLLLCAGCREPKKAAVGHPAGDRVLMDAASDKEMVSRLADSPVTDVCVSSSHDGPLTCGTILTDTQASSPQASEEITSGQLERRSSKCPQGRQLPSIPPSGPLLRHAAPPTSRDSTYEVVNDMSTASRDVSVEDSLYETVKELKEPPKKLGLPNGTAGPSPANTPPPPPLLKGHAGSPHEYASVDRNKKSRYSADLEAKRRSQGAGVPSPRLKEEPEDLPPPLPEKVLDENENRHMLMNGHVRPEPHNGKSGEHSDVEPTAAQDVSASHDYSSIGELKGLIVAGPSGDLYASVTDVYARPVGGTGRDGGDPGYESIHIPDTSDEERPGMDGSEPDYESVGDSGPSRL, from the exons ATGGCCCCCTTGTTGAGCGGCGTGTGGTGGGGGCCAGAGGCGCCGTTGGTCGGCGCAGGGGGCCAGGCGGTGACCTGGCTGGGCAGAGGTGGCGCCCAGCTGGCCCCACCGGTTGCCCTCAGCACCCTGGTCGCCctgctgctggtgtccttgCTCTTGCTGTTGTGTGCCGGTTGCCGCGA GCCGAAGAAAGCAGCCGTCGGGCATCCTGCAGGCGACAGAGTCCTCATGGATGCT GCGTCGGATAAAGAGATGGTCAGCCGGTTGGCCGACAGTCCGGTGACAGATGTTTGCGTCAGCAGCTCTCATGACGGACCTCTCACCTGCGGCACAA TCCTCACAGACACGCAAGCCAGCAGCCCCCAGGCCTCAGAGGAGATAACCTCCGGCCAATTGGAGCGCAGGTCTTCCAAGTGTCCGCAGGGACGCCAGCTGCCCAGCATCCCGCCCAGTGGCCCCCTGCTCAGGCACGCTGCCCCGCCCACCTCGAGGGACAGCACCTACGAG gtGGTGAACGACATGTCGACAGCATCCCGCGACGTAAGCGTCGAGGACTCCCTCTACGAGACAGTCAAGGAGCTCAAAGAACCCCCGAAGAAGCTGGGACTCCCCAACGGTACCGCTGGCCCATCTCCTGCGaacaccccccctcctccgCCCCTCCTCAAAGGCCACGCCGGCAGCCCACACGAGTACGCCTCGGTGGACCGCAACAAGAAGAGCCGCTACAGTGCCGACCTGGAGGCCAAACGGCGGTCCCAAGGTGCCGGTGTTCCGTCTCCCAGGCTTAAGGAGGAACCCGAAGATTTGCCGCCGCCGCTACCAGAGAAAGTTCTGGATGAAAACGAGAACCGGCACATGCTGATGAACGGACATGTCAGGCCCGAGCCGCACAATGGGAAG tcTGGCGAGCACTCCGACGTGGAACCAACGGCAGCGCAGGACGTTAGCGCCAGCCACGACTACAGCAGCATCGGCGAGCTCAAAGGCCTGATTGTGGCCGGGCCGTCCGGGGATCTTTACGCCAGCGTGACGGACGTCTATGCCCGGCCGGTGGGGGGCACTGGCCGGGACGGCGGCGACCCGGGCTATGAAAGCATCCACATCCCCGACACCTCGGACGAGGAGCGCCCCGGAATGGATGGCTCGGAACCAGACTACGAGAGCGTGGGAGACTCAGGTCCGAGTCGTCTTTGA